In Luteitalea sp. TBR-22, one genomic interval encodes:
- a CDS encoding exodeoxyribonuclease III: protein MKIATWNVNGIRARGAQVEQWLDAERPDVLCLQEIKASPEQVPMTLAARDDYWTCWHGSGGYSGVALLVHRDLAGAECSAAHPAFDFEHRVASVTRGDLEILSVYVPNGGKDLAAKMQFLQDLGNHVSEAHRDGRRVIVCGDLNVALTDLDLHPKERKPNAIGQRPDERALLQRVIDLGLTDVHRALHPADEGLFTWWAPWRNLRQRNIGWRIDYVLATASIGVTATSAVCQREFGTSDHAPLVVEFQ, encoded by the coding sequence ATGAAGATCGCCACCTGGAACGTGAACGGCATCCGCGCGCGCGGCGCGCAGGTCGAGCAGTGGCTCGATGCCGAGCGCCCCGACGTGCTCTGCCTGCAGGAGATCAAGGCGTCCCCGGAGCAGGTGCCGATGACGCTCGCCGCGCGCGACGACTACTGGACCTGCTGGCACGGATCGGGCGGGTACTCGGGCGTGGCCTTGCTGGTGCACCGCGATCTCGCGGGCGCCGAGTGCAGCGCCGCGCACCCGGCCTTCGACTTCGAGCATCGCGTCGCCAGCGTCACCCGTGGCGATCTCGAGATCCTGAGCGTGTACGTGCCCAACGGCGGCAAGGACCTGGCCGCCAAGATGCAGTTCCTGCAGGACCTCGGCAACCACGTGTCCGAGGCGCACCGGGACGGCCGCCGGGTGATCGTCTGCGGCGACCTGAACGTGGCGCTCACCGACCTCGACCTGCACCCGAAGGAACGCAAGCCCAACGCGATCGGCCAGCGCCCCGATGAACGCGCCCTGCTGCAGCGCGTGATCGACCTCGGCCTGACCGACGTGCACCGTGCCCTCCATCCGGCAGACGAGGGCCTGTTCACCTGGTGGGCGCCGTGGCGCAATCTCCGTCAGCGCAACATCGGCTGGCGCATCGACTACGTGCTGGCGACCGCGTCGATCGGCGTCACCGCAACGAGCGCCGTCTGCCAGCGCGAGTTCGGCACGAGCGACCACGCGCCGTTGGTGGTGGAGTTCCAGTGA
- a CDS encoding DUF2157 domain-containing protein produces the protein MTSSVPDPLGRAATVARLERVIDAIPVPDPHRGPLIALATRTPDLDEWRRFLASALLLLGAGLALSGVVSFFAFNWAALGRFAKMGLIAAATTAAAGGALRRPETLLSRVLLLAASVLTGALLAVYGQTYQTGADPWGLFGVWALLILPWTVAAAFTPLWLLWLALVDLAYALYVSQVLASPTWALSLLLGLLAMHVLALMAWELQHLQARPWLTDTWAPRMVAAATVLPLLVPAFVRVLHPGDADTLGAAALGAVSFLVVAFGVYHTAIRRDTFMLTLAAGAVMTIVTTAVSRLLMETLDLGLLGLMLITAFIVGEVTLVVSWLRRQSRGEAA, from the coding sequence GTGACCTCGTCCGTTCCTGACCCGCTGGGCCGTGCCGCGACGGTCGCGCGCCTCGAGCGCGTGATCGACGCCATCCCCGTCCCCGACCCGCACCGCGGTCCGCTCATCGCCCTTGCGACCCGCACCCCCGACCTCGACGAGTGGCGCCGGTTCCTCGCCTCGGCGCTCCTGCTGCTCGGCGCCGGCCTGGCGCTGTCGGGCGTGGTGTCCTTCTTCGCCTTCAACTGGGCCGCCCTCGGCAGGTTCGCGAAGATGGGCCTGATTGCGGCGGCGACCACGGCGGCCGCCGGCGGCGCGCTGCGCCGGCCTGAGACGTTGCTGTCGCGCGTCCTGCTGTTGGCGGCCTCGGTGCTCACCGGCGCGCTGCTCGCCGTCTACGGCCAGACCTACCAGACGGGCGCCGACCCGTGGGGCCTGTTCGGCGTCTGGGCGCTGCTGATCCTGCCGTGGACCGTCGCGGCGGCGTTCACGCCACTCTGGTTGCTGTGGCTCGCGCTCGTCGATCTCGCGTACGCGCTGTACGTCTCGCAGGTGCTCGCGTCGCCGACGTGGGCGCTGTCGCTGCTGCTCGGCCTGCTGGCGATGCACGTCCTCGCGCTGATGGCCTGGGAACTGCAGCACCTGCAGGCGCGGCCCTGGCTCACCGACACGTGGGCGCCCCGCATGGTGGCGGCCGCCACCGTGCTGCCGCTGCTCGTCCCGGCCTTCGTCCGGGTCCTGCACCCGGGCGATGCCGACACGCTCGGCGCCGCGGCGCTCGGCGCGGTCAGCTTCCTCGTGGTCGCGTTCGGCGTGTACCACACCGCGATCCGCCGTGACACCTTCATGCTGACGCTCGCCGCCGGCGCCGTCATGACCATCGTGACCACTGCGGTGTCGCGTCTGCTGATGGAGACGCTCGACCTGGGGCTGCTCGGGCTGATGCTGATCACGGCCTTCATCGTCGGCGAGGTGACCCTGGTGGTGTCCTGGTTGCGGCGGCAGTCGCGGGGAGAGGCGGCATGA
- a CDS encoding alpha-N-arabinofuranosidase: protein MDRRDFLRTTMLAGAAMTLAPRATSAADARVDVLLDEPIARIDPNVYGHFVEHLGGVVYDGIWVGEGSRIPNTGGIRQAIVDHMRHLPKGVIRWPGGCFADSYDWRDGIGPREARPRRTNFWTPEMAARPDGPWKYDPNHFGTNEFVRFVRLCGGEPYLAANLRSLPARDFYQWVEYANSPAGSTTLAEMRAKGGSAEPLRVRFWGVGNESWGCGGNLTADEYAVEYRKFTAWLPTYGEPLSFIGSGPNGNDLSWTRRFFTTLTAKGEGALNSIWGWALHHYTWNASRGATTDWNAGKGDALVYTTDEWYEILAQAAFIETLITGHWAVMGEIDRRHRVKIVVDEWGTWHKPGTEIHPSHHLGQQSTIRDALVAALTLDTFHRHADKVAMANIAQLVNCLQSLFLTDGERFLLTPTYHVFALYAPHAGGEAVRTQLGAPRIGYDRVNDRGSVAGLAGSASVRDRTVTLTLVNPHATDATDATITLRGGRAASARAVTIAAGEIHAHNTFDRPAVVAPSAESAVPVGPGASFTHRLPPASVTRLTVALG, encoded by the coding sequence GTGGACCGACGTGACTTCCTGCGCACCACCATGCTGGCGGGGGCGGCGATGACCCTGGCCCCCCGGGCGACCTCGGCGGCCGATGCCCGCGTCGACGTGCTCCTCGACGAGCCGATCGCGCGCATCGATCCCAACGTCTACGGACACTTCGTCGAACACCTCGGCGGTGTCGTGTACGACGGCATCTGGGTCGGCGAGGGCTCGCGCATCCCCAACACCGGCGGCATCCGGCAGGCCATCGTCGACCACATGCGCCACTTGCCGAAGGGCGTGATCCGGTGGCCTGGCGGCTGCTTCGCCGACAGCTACGACTGGCGCGACGGCATCGGCCCACGCGAGGCACGGCCCCGCCGCACGAACTTCTGGACGCCCGAGATGGCGGCACGGCCCGACGGACCGTGGAAGTACGACCCCAACCACTTCGGCACCAACGAGTTCGTCCGGTTCGTGCGCCTGTGCGGCGGCGAGCCGTACCTGGCGGCCAACCTGCGCAGCCTCCCCGCCCGCGACTTCTACCAGTGGGTCGAGTACGCCAACTCGCCGGCCGGGTCGACGACGCTTGCCGAGATGCGCGCGAAGGGCGGCAGCGCCGAACCGCTGCGCGTGCGGTTCTGGGGGGTCGGCAACGAGTCGTGGGGCTGCGGCGGCAACCTCACGGCCGACGAGTACGCCGTCGAGTACCGCAAGTTCACGGCCTGGCTGCCGACGTACGGCGAGCCGCTGTCGTTCATCGGCTCGGGCCCGAACGGCAACGACCTGTCGTGGACACGTCGGTTCTTCACGACCCTCACGGCGAAGGGCGAGGGCGCGCTCAACTCGATCTGGGGCTGGGCGCTGCACCACTACACGTGGAATGCCAGCCGGGGCGCCACCACCGACTGGAATGCCGGCAAGGGCGACGCGCTCGTCTACACCACCGACGAGTGGTACGAGATCCTCGCGCAGGCCGCGTTCATCGAGACGCTGATCACCGGCCACTGGGCCGTGATGGGCGAGATCGACCGTCGGCATCGCGTGAAGATCGTCGTCGACGAGTGGGGCACGTGGCACAAGCCGGGCACCGAGATCCATCCGTCGCACCACCTCGGCCAGCAGTCGACGATCCGCGACGCCCTGGTCGCGGCGCTCACGCTCGACACGTTCCATCGTCATGCCGACAAGGTCGCGATGGCCAACATCGCCCAGTTGGTGAACTGCCTGCAGTCGCTGTTCCTCACCGACGGCGAGCGGTTCCTGCTCACGCCGACCTATCACGTGTTCGCGCTCTACGCGCCACATGCGGGCGGCGAGGCCGTGCGCACGCAGCTCGGCGCGCCGCGCATCGGCTACGACCGCGTGAACGACCGCGGATCGGTGGCCGGACTGGCCGGATCGGCCTCGGTGCGGGACCGCACGGTCACGCTGACCCTGGTGAACCCGCACGCGACCGACGCCACCGACGCCACGATCACCCTGCGCGGCGGACGCGCGGCCTCTGCCCGGGCCGTCACGATCGCTGCGGGCGAGATCCACGCGCACAACACGTTCGATCGACCTGCCGTGGTCGCACCGTCGGCCGAGAGCGCCGTGCCGGTGGGCCCGGGTGCCAGCTTCACGCACCGCCTGCCGCCGGCATCGGTGACGCGGCTCACGGTGGCGCTGGGGTAG
- a CDS encoding MarR family winged helix-turn-helix transcriptional regulator has product MSRADLLDFGVLLNLAFVAFKDALDADLAAAGFDDIGSSFGYVFRLLADQPCSLSELASRLGMSSPGALKVVDDMVDKGYVARHADPDDRRVKRLELTDRGRAALRRARAFHARYERELARRLGAQQVAETRRLLEEVAAAVREPRGRVPRPA; this is encoded by the coding sequence ATGTCAAGGGCGGATTTGCTGGACTTCGGGGTGCTGCTCAACCTGGCCTTCGTCGCGTTCAAGGACGCGCTCGACGCCGACCTCGCGGCAGCAGGCTTCGACGACATCGGCTCGTCGTTCGGCTACGTCTTCCGCTTGCTGGCCGACCAACCCTGCAGCCTGAGCGAACTGGCGTCGCGACTCGGCATGAGCTCGCCCGGTGCGCTCAAGGTCGTCGACGACATGGTGGACAAGGGCTACGTGGCCAGGCACGCCGACCCCGACGATCGACGCGTCAAGCGGCTGGAGCTCACCGACCGCGGCCGCGCCGCCCTTCGCAGGGCGAGGGCCTTTCACGCCCGTTACGAGCGGGAGCTGGCCAGGAGGCTTGGGGCGCAGCAGGTGGCCGAGACTCGCAGGCTGCTCGAGGAAGTGGCCGCGGCGGTCCGGGAACCGCGAGGCCGGGTGCCGCGGCCGGCCTAG
- a CDS encoding amidase codes for MTPDDYLDHLQSDLADVDHEPAAASGLAPVDRRAFTFYSLVAAAAGAFAAPEALRAQPPSPAPGAPAPQGPAPAQPAAPEPLPLGNGEPPALQFQPWPAGTGALLDSLIRERGAAAFTRTPVEPLAWDGAVPTSEEDLAFLPAHRLSALLRARRVTSTQLTELFLARLARLNPVLNCVVILLGQQALAEAARADREIAAGRHRGPLHGVPYGLKDLFSTRGLTTTWGAPDFKDRRIEEDAEIVVRLREAGAVLVAKLSTGLFAQNDQWFGGRTNNPWNLSQGSSGSSAGPASAVAAGCVPFAIGTETQGSIVSPAIRCGITALRPTFGRVSRHGGMVLAWSQDRVGPMCRTAEDCAMVFSVIHGVDEKDPSTITTPFQYDRGIDVSRLSVGVDPEAPPALVERLRAMGVVPKPIGPRPTVPGIGQGSLNVEYAAAFEAYVVRKAKEIGLDLANLPPTPAPTPPPTPENPMAPADWNPRFVNGRLVKGFDFLQLQRRRHVLVQRWGEFMKDLDLFVGAPGADVAANAQTGHPCVVLPYAFDVPPSRPPGGRGAAAAPAPAAPSTPAPPLQPQPICGTFVGRLYADDLLLSLAHRFQEGTDYHTRRPRL; via the coding sequence ATGACGCCCGACGACTACCTCGACCACCTGCAGTCCGACCTGGCCGACGTCGATCACGAACCCGCGGCCGCATCTGGCCTCGCACCCGTCGATCGGCGCGCGTTCACCTTCTACTCGCTCGTCGCGGCGGCCGCCGGTGCGTTCGCCGCGCCGGAGGCCCTGCGCGCGCAGCCGCCATCCCCCGCGCCTGGTGCGCCCGCCCCGCAGGGGCCCGCGCCCGCCCAGCCCGCCGCACCGGAGCCGCTCCCGCTCGGTAACGGCGAACCGCCGGCGCTGCAGTTCCAGCCCTGGCCGGCCGGCACCGGCGCCCTGCTCGACAGCCTGATTCGCGAGCGCGGCGCCGCCGCGTTCACCCGGACGCCTGTCGAGCCGCTGGCGTGGGACGGCGCGGTCCCGACATCAGAGGAAGACCTCGCGTTCCTGCCGGCGCACCGGCTCTCGGCGTTGCTGCGGGCCCGCCGCGTCACCTCGACCCAGCTCACCGAGTTGTTCCTCGCGCGCCTGGCGCGCCTCAACCCGGTCCTCAACTGTGTCGTCATCCTGCTGGGCCAGCAGGCGCTGGCCGAGGCGGCGCGCGCCGATCGCGAGATCGCCGCGGGTCGCCATCGTGGCCCGCTCCACGGCGTGCCCTACGGCCTGAAGGATCTCTTCTCGACCAGGGGGCTCACGACGACGTGGGGGGCGCCCGACTTCAAGGATCGCCGGATCGAGGAGGACGCCGAGATCGTCGTGCGGTTGCGCGAGGCCGGCGCGGTTCTGGTGGCCAAGCTCTCGACGGGCCTCTTCGCGCAGAACGATCAGTGGTTCGGCGGACGCACCAACAACCCGTGGAACCTGTCGCAGGGGTCGAGCGGGTCGTCGGCCGGCCCGGCGTCGGCGGTCGCGGCCGGCTGCGTGCCGTTCGCCATCGGCACCGAGACGCAGGGCTCGATCGTGTCGCCGGCGATCCGGTGCGGCATCACGGCGCTGCGGCCGACGTTCGGGCGCGTGAGCCGGCACGGCGGCATGGTGCTGGCCTGGTCGCAGGATCGGGTCGGCCCGATGTGCCGCACGGCCGAGGACTGCGCGATGGTCTTCAGCGTGATCCACGGCGTCGACGAGAAGGACCCGTCGACGATCACCACGCCGTTCCAGTACGACCGGGGCATCGACGTGTCTCGCCTGAGCGTCGGCGTCGATCCCGAGGCGCCGCCGGCCCTGGTGGAGCGCCTGCGTGCGATGGGCGTGGTGCCGAAGCCGATTGGCCCGCGGCCCACGGTACCCGGCATCGGGCAGGGCAGCCTCAACGTCGAGTACGCCGCCGCGTTCGAGGCCTACGTGGTGCGCAAGGCGAAGGAGATCGGCCTCGACCTGGCGAACCTGCCGCCGACACCGGCCCCGACGCCGCCGCCGACGCCCGAGAACCCGATGGCGCCGGCCGACTGGAACCCGCGCTTCGTGAACGGCCGACTCGTGAAGGGCTTCGACTTCCTGCAACTGCAGCGCCGCCGCCACGTGCTCGTGCAGCGCTGGGGCGAGTTCATGAAGGACCTGGACCTGTTCGTCGGCGCACCCGGGGCCGACGTCGCGGCCAACGCGCAAACGGGCCATCCGTGCGTGGTGCTGCCGTACGCGTTCGACGTGCCGCCGTCACGCCCGCCGGGCGGGCGAGGTGCCGCTGCCGCGCCGGCGCCTGCCGCTCCTTCCACGCCTGCGCCGCCGCTGCAGCCGCAGCCGATCTGCGGCACCTTCGTCGGTCGGCTGTATGCCGACGACCTGCTGCTGTCGCTGGCGCACCGGTTCCAGGAAGGCACGGACTACCACACGCGCAGACCGCGCCTGTAA
- a CDS encoding DUF4401 domain-containing protein → MIARRTLAQVLQEGTALGLVPAGIETDARAAVLAMDHEDMPWYLRVLMGGAAWVGALFLLASGLGIVSVILGERVDLAALVLGIGLMPLGIALRGRKGGELVRQSSLVCVFAGQMLLLGAIGSITDGVRAPALAAIASSLVLILLYEDGVYRFCATLLAVGSAVYLAVDARVPYAMGAATALLALAPVVAWRLLPATPRWHRVLDPAAWACALAACGLLTLQIVIDVVTGTVGFSPDFVKVLLPQPWPLTVVFVVALGWLALRVAADHRRSPASHTTLVAIVAVCLVGGLTWSTPAITGALLLVMLGFDRRRTGLIAVGAAFLIGFLGLYYYSLSLTLLQKSGVLVASGLVCLAAAAFFRRHVEGVEA, encoded by the coding sequence ATGATTGCGAGGCGCACGCTGGCGCAGGTGCTCCAGGAGGGCACGGCCCTCGGGCTCGTGCCGGCCGGCATCGAGACGGACGCCCGCGCGGCCGTCCTCGCCATGGATCACGAGGACATGCCGTGGTACCTCCGCGTGCTGATGGGCGGCGCGGCGTGGGTCGGGGCGCTCTTCCTGCTGGCGAGCGGGCTCGGGATCGTCTCGGTCATCCTCGGGGAGCGCGTCGACCTGGCCGCCCTCGTCCTCGGGATCGGGTTGATGCCGCTCGGTATCGCGCTGCGCGGCCGCAAGGGCGGCGAGCTGGTTCGGCAGTCGTCGCTGGTCTGCGTGTTCGCCGGCCAGATGCTGCTGCTCGGTGCCATCGGCTCGATCACCGACGGCGTGCGCGCGCCGGCTCTCGCCGCGATCGCCTCCTCGCTCGTGCTGATCCTGCTGTACGAGGACGGGGTGTACCGGTTCTGCGCGACGCTCCTGGCGGTTGGCTCGGCGGTCTACCTTGCCGTGGACGCCAGGGTGCCCTACGCGATGGGCGCCGCCACGGCGCTGCTCGCGCTCGCGCCGGTGGTGGCCTGGCGCCTGCTGCCGGCGACGCCCCGATGGCACCGGGTGCTCGACCCGGCCGCGTGGGCCTGTGCCCTGGCGGCGTGCGGGCTGCTCACGCTGCAGATCGTGATCGACGTGGTCACCGGCACGGTCGGCTTCTCGCCCGACTTCGTGAAGGTGCTGCTGCCGCAGCCGTGGCCGCTCACGGTGGTCTTCGTGGTCGCGCTCGGATGGCTGGCGCTGCGGGTTGCGGCCGACCATCGGCGCTCGCCCGCCTCGCACACCACGCTGGTCGCCATCGTCGCGGTGTGCCTGGTGGGCGGGCTGACGTGGTCCACGCCTGCCATCACCGGGGCGCTGCTGCTGGTGATGCTGGGGTTCGATCGACGACGCACCGGGCTGATCGCCGTCGGCGCCGCCTTCCTGATCGGCTTCCTGGGCCTCTACTACTACAGCCTGTCGCTGACGTTGCTGCAGAAGTCCGGGGTGCTCGTCGCCTCGGGGTTGGTCTGCCTCGCCGCGGCGGCGTTCTTCAGGCGACATGTCGAGGGGGTGGAGGCATGA
- a CDS encoding VOC family protein, with translation MKLWTGIVTDQLQASKAFYTRFFDARVIYEGEDGWVVVLGIGEGELAFMRPGLASQAPIFRAAFGGAGVWIAIDVEDAGREYQRLLALDAPIEEPLRDEPWGDRHFVLRDPNGIGVDVVERLTS, from the coding sequence ATGAAGCTCTGGACCGGCATCGTCACCGATCAGTTGCAGGCATCGAAGGCCTTCTACACCCGCTTCTTCGACGCGCGGGTCATCTACGAGGGAGAGGACGGCTGGGTCGTCGTGCTGGGAATTGGCGAGGGAGAACTGGCCTTCATGCGGCCGGGCCTCGCATCCCAAGCGCCCATCTTCCGGGCCGCGTTCGGCGGCGCCGGCGTGTGGATCGCCATCGACGTCGAGGACGCCGGCCGGGAGTACCAGCGTCTGCTGGCTCTGGACGCACCCATCGAGGAACCGCTGCGCGACGAGCCCTGGGGGGATCGCCACTTCGTGCTCCGCGATCCGAACGGCATCGGTGTCGACGTCGTCGAGCGCCTCACGTCGTGA
- a CDS encoding GDYXXLXY domain-containing protein: MIRRALIVVGLAIVLGLVGFETAGKERLLATGQVVLLELAPRDPRSLIQGDYMQLDYAIARRTAHGDDWPRDGAIVVSPDDQGVAQFRRRDGGEPLAAGETRLAYRLRGGRLQIGTNAFYFQEGAADTYAPARYGELRVGPDGTSLLVGLRDADRQPLGTR; this comes from the coding sequence ATGATCAGGCGCGCCCTGATCGTCGTGGGGCTGGCCATCGTGCTCGGGCTGGTGGGGTTCGAGACGGCCGGCAAGGAGCGCCTGCTGGCGACCGGCCAGGTCGTGCTCCTGGAACTGGCGCCACGCGATCCGCGATCGCTGATCCAGGGTGACTACATGCAGCTCGATTACGCGATCGCCCGCCGCACCGCGCACGGTGACGACTGGCCGAGGGACGGCGCGATCGTCGTGAGCCCCGACGATCAGGGCGTCGCGCAGTTCCGCCGGCGCGACGGCGGTGAACCGCTCGCGGCCGGCGAGACGCGGCTCGCGTACCGCCTGCGCGGCGGACGGTTGCAGATCGGGACCAACGCCTTCTACTTCCAGGAGGGCGCGGCCGACACGTACGCGCCGGCGCGCTATGGTGAGCTGCGCGTCGGCCCCGACGGCACGTCGCTGCTCGTGGGCCTGCGCGACGCCGACCGCCAGCCGCTCGGCACGCGCTGA
- a CDS encoding histidinol-phosphate transaminase translates to MIGSRRTFLHAAAAAPALILARGREAGAFAGAVGRIGGLVRLDSNENAAGPCPAALDAIAQATRLSHVYPFRYGGALEAAIAKRQGVSTSNVLVGCGSSEILLNAVLAFTDARRGLLAPLPTFEEPARRARQLQRPVQEVPVRSDLQVDLDAMARLVPDAGLIFLCNPNNPTSVALPLDQVRAFAAEALKRNPDVVILLDEAYIEYADGGGVASALPFALETPRVVVSRTFSKMYGMAGLRVGYAMGQLDTLQRLAAWSLPMSVNTVGLHAAIASLGDTALESRERARNAEVRAFTVRRLEAAGARVPVSHANFVMADIGRDVNGFRSACAARGIAVGRSFPSLSTHARISIGTMPEMEEACSVFADVLKA, encoded by the coding sequence ATGATCGGTTCGAGGCGCACCTTCCTCCATGCGGCAGCCGCCGCCCCGGCCCTCATCCTCGCGCGGGGACGGGAGGCCGGCGCCTTCGCTGGGGCGGTCGGGCGCATCGGCGGGCTCGTGCGGCTCGACAGCAACGAGAACGCGGCCGGCCCGTGCCCTGCCGCACTCGACGCGATTGCGCAGGCGACGCGCCTGTCGCACGTGTACCCCTTCCGGTACGGCGGGGCGCTCGAGGCCGCGATCGCGAAGCGGCAGGGCGTGTCCACCTCCAACGTGCTGGTCGGCTGCGGGTCGTCGGAGATCCTGCTGAACGCCGTGCTGGCGTTCACCGATGCGCGGCGCGGCCTGCTGGCGCCGCTGCCGACCTTCGAGGAGCCGGCGCGGCGGGCCCGCCAGCTGCAGCGCCCCGTGCAGGAGGTTCCGGTGCGGTCCGACCTGCAGGTCGACCTCGACGCGATGGCCCGCCTGGTGCCAGACGCCGGCCTCATCTTCCTCTGCAACCCCAACAACCCGACGAGCGTGGCCCTGCCGCTCGATCAGGTGCGGGCGTTCGCCGCGGAGGCACTCAAGCGCAACCCGGACGTCGTGATCCTGCTCGACGAGGCCTACATCGAGTACGCCGACGGCGGCGGGGTGGCCTCGGCCCTGCCGTTCGCGCTCGAGACGCCGCGCGTGGTGGTGAGCCGCACCTTCTCGAAGATGTACGGCATGGCCGGCCTGCGCGTCGGCTACGCGATGGGCCAGCTCGACACGCTCCAGCGCCTGGCCGCGTGGAGCCTCCCGATGAGCGTCAACACCGTCGGCCTGCACGCGGCCATCGCCTCGCTCGGCGACACGGCCCTCGAGTCGCGCGAGCGGGCCCGCAACGCCGAGGTGCGCGCCTTCACGGTCAGGCGGCTCGAGGCCGCCGGCGCGCGCGTGCCGGTGTCGCACGCCAACTTCGTGATGGCCGACATCGGCCGTGACGTGAACGGCTTCCGATCGGCATGTGCGGCCCGCGGCATCGCCGTCGGCCGGTCGTTCCCGTCGTTGTCCACGCACGCGCGCATCTCGATCGGCACGATGCCGGAGATGGAGGAAGCCTGCAGCGTGTTCGCCGACGTCCTGAAGGCATGA
- a CDS encoding cupin domain-containing protein, which produces MPVLSRDNAPTFNLPGICFTTLSSPSRGARENAVWEVTIAPGVSGAPHRLTREETFVALSGSAMVELDGQRFDLVAGSTLVVDAGQILSVSNVGTEPFRALAVLPVGGQAVVGDRPAFTPPWAA; this is translated from the coding sequence ATGCCAGTCCTGTCCCGTGACAACGCTCCCACGTTCAACCTGCCCGGTATCTGCTTCACCACCCTGTCGTCGCCGAGCCGCGGTGCCCGCGAGAACGCCGTGTGGGAGGTGACGATTGCTCCTGGCGTCTCCGGGGCGCCTCATCGCCTGACGCGCGAGGAGACGTTCGTCGCGCTCTCGGGAAGCGCCATGGTCGAGCTCGACGGACAGCGCTTCGACCTTGTGGCGGGGAGCACGCTCGTCGTCGACGCAGGCCAGATCCTGAGCGTGTCCAACGTCGGGACCGAGCCATTCCGTGCGCTGGCCGTGTTGCCCGTCGGGGGGCAGGCGGTGGTCGGGGATCGGCCCGCGTTCACGCCACCCTGGGCGGCCTGA
- a CDS encoding arylsulfatase: MRVVLAHAVVVAGLLALPLSQRFPAAQAPSRAPNIIFIHADDLGWGDLSSYGQRRYRTPNIDRLATEGTRFTQYYSGSTVCAPSRAALMLGQHTGHNRIRGNGEVPLEDGDVTLAEILKARGYRTIQVGKWGLGYEGTPGLPEKQGFDESFGYMTHQQPHRQYTDRLWKNGAWVDVSPTRDFTSDLFTQAAVDAIGRAGGQPFFLYLAYPLPHAELRAPEDAIAKFRGQFPETPFVNAKADATTPVPPYTVSGGYRSQPTPHAAFAAMVTRMDEGVGRVLDALKANGLDRDTIVLFTSDNGPHKEGGADPEFFDSNGPLRGIKRDLYEGGIRVPMLVRWPGRVAAGRASDVVWAHWDVLPTLATIAGARYDTATVDGRPMDNAITGDGATVARRDADRVLYWEFHEGGYKRAARRGTWKAVWLSPDLPIELYDLATDQGETRNVAATHAAIVEQFRTYFASARTPSERWPGK, encoded by the coding sequence ATGCGCGTCGTCCTCGCTCATGCGGTCGTCGTGGCCGGGCTGCTGGCCCTGCCGCTCTCCCAGCGCTTTCCTGCGGCGCAGGCGCCCTCGCGGGCACCCAACATCATCTTCATCCACGCCGACGACCTCGGCTGGGGCGACCTCTCCTCCTACGGGCAGCGGAGGTACCGCACGCCCAACATCGACCGCCTCGCCACCGAGGGCACCCGCTTCACGCAGTACTACTCGGGAAGCACGGTGTGCGCGCCGTCGCGCGCGGCGCTGATGCTCGGGCAGCACACCGGGCACAACCGCATCCGCGGCAACGGCGAGGTGCCCCTCGAGGATGGCGACGTCACGCTCGCCGAGATCCTGAAGGCACGCGGTTACCGGACGATCCAGGTCGGCAAGTGGGGGCTCGGGTACGAGGGGACGCCCGGGCTGCCTGAGAAGCAGGGCTTCGACGAGTCGTTCGGCTACATGACGCATCAGCAGCCGCATCGGCAGTACACCGACAGGCTCTGGAAGAACGGCGCCTGGGTGGACGTCTCGCCGACGCGCGATTTCACCAGCGATCTGTTCACGCAGGCGGCGGTCGACGCGATCGGCAGGGCCGGCGGGCAGCCGTTCTTCCTGTACCTGGCCTATCCCCTCCCCCACGCCGAGCTGCGCGCCCCTGAAGACGCCATCGCGAAGTTCCGCGGGCAGTTCCCCGAAACCCCGTTCGTGAACGCGAAGGCCGACGCGACCACGCCGGTGCCGCCGTACACGGTGAGCGGCGGGTATCGCTCGCAGCCGACGCCACACGCCGCGTTTGCCGCCATGGTGACGCGCATGGACGAGGGGGTGGGACGCGTGCTGGACGCCCTGAAGGCCAACGGCCTCGATCGCGACACGATCGTGCTGTTCACCAGCGACAACGGTCCGCACAAGGAAGGCGGCGCCGACCCGGAGTTCTTCGACAGCAATGGCCCGTTGCGCGGGATCAAGCGTGACCTCTACGAGGGCGGCATCCGCGTGCCGATGCTGGTGCGCTGGCCCGGGCGCGTCGCCGCGGGTCGCGCGAGCGACGTCGTGTGGGCCCACTGGGACGTGTTGCCGACGCTGGCCACGATCGCGGGTGCGAGGTACGACACCGCGACGGTCGACGGCCGCCCCATGGACAACGCGATCACCGGCGATGGCGCCACCGTCGCCCGGCGCGACGCCGACAGGGTGCTCTACTGGGAGTTCCACGAGGGCGGATACAAGCGCGCCGCGCGCCGCGGGACCTGGAAGGCGGTGTGGCTCTCGCCGGATCTGCCGATCGAGTTGTACGATCTGGCCACCGACCAGGGCGAGACACGCAACGTCGCCGCGACGCACGCGGCGATCGTCGAGCAGTTCCGGACGTATTTCGCCTCGGCGCGCACGCCGTCCGAGCGCTGGCCCGGGAAGTGA